From a single Alkalihalophilus pseudofirmus genomic region:
- the hslU gene encoding ATP-dependent protease ATPase subunit HslU, producing the protein MKTNLTPKQIVERLNQYIVGQEGAKKSVAIALRNRYRRSLLEDKLKEEVTPKNILMIGPTGVGKTEIARRLAKLVGAPFIKVEATKFTEVGYVGRDVESMVRDLVESSVRILKEEKMEGVKEEALRHANERLVELLVPSNKKQSTYKNPFEMLFNQPGQQQPDDSNGEEEGMKEQRRRMAHQLALGELEDRIVTIEVEEQTQQFMDMFQGAGMEQMGMNMQDMLGSMIPKKRKKRKMPVSEARNVLAEEEAQKLIDMDEVTQLAVERAEQLGIIFIDEIDKVAGKSSGQSADVSREGVQRDILPIVEGSTIVTKYGAVKTDHILFIGAGAFHIAKPSDLIPELQGRFPIRVELKNLTVDDFVRILVEPDNALLKQYSALLQTEGIKVTFTDDAVRKIATIATEVNQDTENIGARRLHTMLEKLLEDLSFEAADITLEEIVITPEYVEEKLATIAKNRDLSQYIL; encoded by the coding sequence GTGAAAACTAATCTAACGCCTAAACAAATTGTTGAACGCTTAAATCAATATATCGTTGGTCAAGAAGGAGCTAAAAAATCAGTAGCTATTGCTCTAAGAAACCGCTATCGCAGAAGTTTGTTAGAAGATAAGCTTAAAGAAGAAGTTACTCCAAAAAATATCCTGATGATTGGTCCAACGGGTGTCGGTAAAACAGAAATCGCGAGGCGTTTAGCGAAGCTTGTAGGTGCCCCGTTTATAAAAGTTGAGGCGACAAAGTTTACAGAAGTAGGCTATGTTGGACGTGACGTTGAATCGATGGTTAGAGATTTAGTAGAATCAAGCGTTCGGATCTTGAAAGAAGAAAAGATGGAAGGCGTCAAAGAAGAGGCTCTAAGACATGCAAATGAACGTCTTGTTGAACTTTTGGTGCCTTCTAACAAAAAACAATCCACATACAAAAATCCTTTTGAAATGCTTTTTAATCAACCTGGTCAACAGCAGCCGGATGATTCAAACGGTGAAGAAGAGGGTATGAAAGAACAAAGAAGGAGAATGGCCCATCAATTAGCTTTAGGCGAGCTTGAAGACCGTATCGTTACCATTGAAGTAGAAGAACAGACACAACAGTTCATGGATATGTTCCAAGGTGCAGGTATGGAACAAATGGGGATGAATATGCAAGATATGCTTGGCAGTATGATCCCTAAAAAGCGCAAGAAACGTAAAATGCCTGTATCTGAAGCAAGAAATGTTCTAGCGGAAGAGGAAGCTCAAAAGCTGATTGATATGGATGAAGTTACACAGCTCGCTGTTGAGAGGGCTGAGCAGCTGGGAATTATTTTTATCGATGAAATTGATAAAGTTGCCGGTAAATCTTCTGGACAATCGGCTGATGTTTCAAGAGAAGGCGTCCAAAGAGATATTCTGCCTATCGTTGAAGGATCGACAATTGTTACGAAGTACGGTGCGGTGAAAACAGATCACATTTTATTTATTGGTGCAGGTGCATTTCATATTGCCAAACCATCTGATTTAATCCCTGAACTTCAAGGTCGTTTTCCGATTCGTGTTGAGTTGAAAAACTTGACAGTCGATGATTTTGTTCGCATTTTAGTAGAGCCTGATAATGCATTGTTAAAACAATATTCAGCTCTTTTGCAAACGGAAGGTATAAAAGTTACATTTACTGACGATGCTGTTCGTAAGATTGCGACAATTGCAACGGAGGTAAATCAAGACACGGAGAATATAGGGGCAAGACGCTTACACACGATGCTTGAAAAATTATTAGAAGACCTTTCGTTTGAAGCCGCAGATATTACATTAGAAGAGATTGTTATTACACCAGAGTATGTAGAAGAAAAGTTAGCAACCATTGCGAAAAATCGCGACTTAAGCCAATATATTTTATAG
- the hslV gene encoding ATP-dependent protease subunit HslV, producing the protein MNEKMTFHATTIFAVQHNGRCAMAGDGQVTLGNAVVMKHTAKKVRRIYQGKVLAGFAGSVADAFTLFEKFESRLEEFNGNLKRAAVELAKEWRSDKVLRQLEAMLIVMNREHILLISGTGEVIEPDDGILAIGSGGNYALSAGRALKKHAPDLSAKEIATAALETAGEICVYTNLNLVVEELQ; encoded by the coding sequence ATGAATGAGAAAATGACTTTCCACGCGACAACGATATTTGCAGTGCAGCATAATGGGCGATGCGCGATGGCTGGAGACGGCCAGGTAACGTTAGGAAATGCTGTTGTAATGAAACATACTGCCAAGAAAGTACGTAGAATCTATCAGGGGAAAGTGTTGGCTGGTTTTGCTGGGTCAGTAGCAGATGCTTTTACACTGTTTGAGAAATTCGAGAGTAGACTTGAAGAATTCAACGGCAACTTGAAAAGAGCTGCTGTAGAGCTTGCTAAAGAATGGCGAAGTGATAAGGTGCTTAGACAGCTTGAAGCGATGCTCATTGTTATGAACCGTGAACACATTCTCTTAATATCAGGTACTGGTGAAGTGATTGAACCAGATGATGGGATTCTTGCTATTGGTTCTGGCGGGAATTATGCATTATCAGCAGGACGTGCGCTAAAAAAACATGCCCCTGATCTGTCGGCTAAAGAGATTGCAACAGCTGCCCTTGAGACAGCTGGAGAAATTTGTGTGTATACGAATTTAAATCTCGTTGTAGAGGAACTTCAATAG
- the xerC gene encoding tyrosine recombinase XerC — MDQSNEDSMMKDSTIKDSITNNTKTNDSIQMFVRYMQVEKNYSLHTVKSYLSDIEDFCHFMKEHNCAAFSDVTYLFVRSYLTFLYDKAYARNSVARKISSMRSLFHFLMREEDLTRNVFAETHLPKQASKLPSFLYEEEMDELFKAFEGNTPLDKRDRAILELLYATGMRVGECSQLDVADIDLRIGTAFVKGKGNKERYVPIGSFACDALHEYIEDARVNLLKKGNSETKRLFLNYRGGPLTDRSIRRMLAKRVEEASMQKHIRPHDLRHSFATHLLNNGADLRVVQELLGHEHLSTTQVYTHVTKDRLREVYKNHHPRA, encoded by the coding sequence ATGGATCAATCAAATGAAGATTCGATGATGAAGGATTCAACGATAAAGGACTCGATTACCAACAATACGAAAACAAACGATTCTATACAAATGTTCGTACGCTACATGCAAGTTGAAAAGAATTATTCCCTACATACTGTTAAAAGCTATCTTAGTGATATAGAGGATTTTTGTCACTTCATGAAAGAGCATAACTGTGCTGCTTTTTCTGATGTGACTTATCTTTTTGTGCGCTCATATCTGACGTTTCTTTATGATAAAGCGTATGCTAGAAATTCAGTGGCAAGAAAGATCTCTTCTATGCGCAGTTTATTTCACTTTCTTATGAGAGAAGAAGACCTTACCCGCAATGTCTTTGCAGAAACTCATCTTCCAAAACAGGCTTCAAAACTTCCAAGCTTTTTGTATGAAGAAGAAATGGATGAGTTATTTAAAGCGTTTGAAGGAAATACACCTCTTGATAAAAGAGACCGAGCAATCCTCGAACTTTTATATGCAACCGGAATGCGCGTAGGTGAATGCAGTCAATTAGATGTAGCGGATATAGATCTTAGGATTGGCACTGCCTTTGTCAAAGGTAAAGGCAATAAAGAGCGCTATGTACCGATTGGTTCGTTTGCATGCGATGCATTACATGAATATATTGAGGATGCCAGAGTAAACTTACTTAAAAAAGGTAATAGTGAGACTAAACGTCTTTTTCTGAATTATCGCGGAGGACCGTTAACTGACCGAAGTATACGGAGGATGTTAGCTAAAAGAGTGGAAGAGGCATCAATGCAAAAGCATATCCGACCTCATGATTTGAGGCACTCATTTGCAACTCATCTTCTAAATAATGGAGCGGACCTTAGAGTGGTTCAAGAATTACTAGGTCATGAACATCTTTCTACGACTCAAGTGTACACTCATGTAACAAAAGACCGGCTTCGGGAAGTGTATAAAAATCATCATCCTCGTGCGTGA